In a single window of the Fusarium falciforme chromosome 3, complete sequence genome:
- a CDS encoding HEME-HALOPEROXIDASE domain-containing protein — translation MADEGSEQLAKGTYAPSRPGDLRGPCPLINSLANHGYLPRDGRNVRVEEVLAGMDAVGLSKALGAVFANPIFNERAPSKFHNDPVPQRTFLQSVWHTISDPWSIFGKFGMRTPGQEDAEGHRVLNLDQLALPNVVEHDISLTRRDHQQGDNRTPQKDLIEDLLASAKDGKTITAQDLGDLRKRRIERQKADNPGCQYGAFEHDLSCAEIALVLNVIGNGSEVPCDYARAFFLEERLPIKEGWKAKTTRFGVIALITARNKIKKLIGLEY, via the coding sequence ATGGCAGACGAAGGATCCGAACAGCTCGCCAAGGGAACCTACGCTCCCTCTCGGCCTGGTGACCTACGTGGCCCCTGCCCTCTCATCAACAGTCTCGCAAACCATGGCTACCTACCTCGCGACGGGCGCAACGTGCGAGTTGAAGAGGTTCTCGCCGGCATGGATGCTGTCGGTCTGTCCAAGGCGCTCGGCGCCGTCTTTGCCAATCCCATCTTCAATGAACGCGCACCGTCAAAGTTCCACAACGACCCTGTCCCTCAGCGAACGTTTCTGCAGAGCGTCTGGCACACGATCAGCGACCCATGGTCCATTTTTGGAAAGTTCGGCATGCGGACTCCCGGGCAAGAGGACGCCGAAGGTCATCGAGTTCTGAACCTGGATCAGCTAGCTCTGCCCAATGTCGTGGAGCACGACATTTCTCTTACACGGCGTGATCATCAGCAGGGCGACAACCGAACCCCTCAGAAGGACCTCATCGAGGATCTCCTCGCCTCAGCAAAGGACGGAAAGACAATCACGGCTCAAGACCTCGGAGACCTGCGCAAGCGGCGTATCGAGAGACAGAAGGCCGACAACCCGGGTTGTCAGTATGGAGCCTTCGAGCATGACCTCTCGTGTGCCGAGATTGCACTCGTGCTCAACGTCATTGGGAACGGTAGTGAAGTTCCGTGCGACTATGCCAGGGCATTCTTCCTGGAGGAGCGGCTGCCCATCAAGGAGGGGTGGAAGGCGAAAACGACGAGGTTTGGCGTGATTGCGTTGATAACGGCCAGgaacaagatcaagaagctgaTTGGACTGGAGTACTGA
- a CDS encoding Palmitoyltransferase, with product MPRPATSNRAETRWTVRLVPFFCAAAIGYATYLTVAHLCVNYLLREKKKTAVAVVLLVLYFVFFILTVATYLRTFLTIQFNTGFVPLTPEREALDQEREQIKKRGGDLEALPWVPPDTNPDSPGLETFYSKDVFVCESDGRPRWCSECRNWKPDRAHHSSDLDRCVRKMDHLCPWVGGVVGENSFNFFVQFTSYCASFCAVCLATSGYSLHLKMQDGESLDARIVVGIALAGLFCIFTSAMTMTSARFVFTNITNIDLFKKNQVFRLAVRVSHTTRPTDRFQTIVYPLSPISSSSTTFSRGQLNSVNRSRTASPEPRVSARDQQARRTFAILTTEPGENPWNLGYWGNFKSVMGNTVFEWLLPIRHSPCCNHDSMVSDYEYGPLIEVLKRRYGITDGRPAKEGIEMTSN from the exons ATGCCACGACCGGCGACGAGCAACCGCGCAGAGACGCGGTGGACGGTGCGCCTAGTCCCGTTCTTCTGCGCCGCCGCTATTGGCTACGCGACCTACCTTACAGTTGCACATCTCTGCG TCAACTATCTTCttcgagaaaagaaaaagacggCCGTCGCAGTCGTCCTCTTGGTTCTCTACTTTgttttcttcatcctcaccgTTGCAACCTATCTCCGAACTTTCCTCACCATTCAATTCAATACCGGGTTCGTCCCCTTGACGCCCGAACGAGAGGCCCTCGACCAGGAACGCGAGCAGATAAAGAAGCGAGGGGGTGACCTCGAGGCTCTGCCATGGGTCCCTCCCGATACGAATCCTGATAGTCCTGGCCTGGAGACATTTTACAGCAAAGATGTTTTCGTCTGCGAGAGCGACGGCCGTCCCAGATGGTGCTCTGAGTGCAGAAACTGGAAACCCGACCGCGCCCACCATTCAAGTGACCTTGATCGATGTGTTCGAAAAATGGATCACCTTTGTCCCTGGGTAGGCGGCGTGGTGGGGGAGAATT CCTTCAATTTCTTTGTTCAGTTCACATCCTACTGCGCATCATTCTGCGCCGTATGTCTGGCTACATCCGGATATTCGCTGCATCTAAAGATGCAAGATGGAGAATCCTTGGATGCACGCATCGTTGTGGGCATCGCTCTCGCAGGCCTGTTCTGCATTTTCACCTcggccatgaccatgacaTCGGCCCGCTTTGTCTTCACAAACATTACTAACATCGACTTGTTCAAGAAGAACCAGGTCTTTCGACTGGCTGTTCGAGTATCCCATACCACTCGACCGACAGATCGTTTTCAAACCATCGTATACCCACTCTCACCTATTAGTTCAAGTTCAACTACTTTTTCGAGAGGTCAACTTAATAGTGTCAACCGATCTCGTACAGCATCACCAGAGCCGAGGGTGTCAGCCAGGGACCAGCAAGCCAGGCGAACATTCGCAATCTTGACCACCGAACCCGGCGAGAACCCCTGGAACCTCGGGTATTGGGGGAACTTCAAGTCGGTCATGGGCAACACCGTCTTTGAGTGGCTGCTGCCCATCCGGCACTCTCCCTGCTGTAATCACGACAGCATGGTGAGCGACTATGAATATGGACCTCTCATTGAGGTGCTGAAGCGACGATACGGGATCACCGACGGTAGACCCGCTAAGGAAGGGATTGAGATGACGTCGAATTAA